From the genome of Campylobacter concisus:
AAGACGCGTTGAGACCGTTGGTATAGGGCTTCATAAAGGTGAGCCGATAAGACTTATACTAGAACCTCTTGATGCAAATTCTGGTATTATTTTGCACCGAGAAGATCTTGGTATTAGTTTTAAAGCTGAACCTAAAAATGTGATAAATACGCAGATGGCAACCGTTGTTGGCAACGAGAAAGGCTTTATTAGTACGATTGAGCATCTAATGTCAGCCATAAATGGTTATGGTATTGATAATATTAGAATCTCTGTTGATGCAAATGAAATTCCCGTCATGGATGGTAGTGCAATAAGCTTTTGCATGCTACTTGATGAGGCTGGCATAAGATATCTTGATGCCGGTAAAAAAGTAATTCTTGTCCGCCGTGAAGTTGAGGTTGTTGAAGGTTCTAAATTTGTACAAACTTCACCTTCAAGAAGTCCAAAATTTGACTATACGATAAAATTTGATCATCCAGTTATTGGTGAACAAAGATATGTTTTTGATTTTAGTAAAAGCTCTTTTATAAAAAATATAGCTCGTGCTAGAACTTTTGGATTTTTGAAAGATTTACAGCGTTTACAAGCTCAAAATTTAGCTCTTGGTGCATCGCTTGATAATGCCGTGGCAATTGATGATACGCATATCCTAAATCCAGAAGGTTTGAGATTTGAAAATGAGTTTGTAAGGCACAAAATTTTAGATGCGATTGGTGATTTAAGCTTGCTTGGAGCGCCTTTATTGGGCGATTATACAGCATTTGCTGGAAGCCATGACCTAAATCACAAATTAACTCTTGCTTTGATGTCCGATGAGAAAAACTACGAGATCGCAACTCTAAATGGCGAACTTCTAAAAGAGTATCAAAAGGTATTTGCATAGAAAATATTGAAATTTTAGTTGTCTCTTTATCGACTCCGCTCTTGGTTGGAGTTTATAAAGACGGCGTAAAATTTGATGAAATTACGACTGATGAACATGCCAGTGAAGCTTTGATAAAGATCTTAGAAAATTTATCCTCTAAATTTAATATCACAAAAATTATCTATGCAAATACGCCAGGCAGTTTTATGGGGCTAAAGGTGGCCTATGTAATATTAAAAACATTTTCTTTGGCTAAAGCTGCAAATTTTACGCCGTTAGTGGCTTTAGTTTAAATGGTCACCAAGCTATAAGAGCAAATAAAAATTTAAGTTTTGTTTTAAAAGATGGCAAAATTTCACTTGAAAAAGTGGAGCCAGTAGGATTTAGGTTGCCTTTAAATTTAGATGAATTAAAACTAAATTCAGATACACTTCCAGATTATATCATCCAAGCAGTTTAGGAGAAATTTTGAACATCTTAGTGCCTGCAACAAGTGCAAATTTGGGTCCTGGTTTTGATGCTTTGGGGCTTAGTTTGAAGCTTTTTAATAGTGTGAAAATCGAGCCAGCAAAATTTAGCTCAGTGTCGATAAACGGCGAAGGCAGTGGAAGTGTAAATTTAAAGAGAAACAATATATTCTTAAGTATTTTTAATGAAATTTTTTTTGAGCTAACTGGTAAAAATGAAAATTTTAGAGTCGTTTTTGAAAATAATATCCCATTTTCAAGGGGGCTTGGCAGTAGCTCCGCTGTTATCGTTGGGGCCATTGCTTCAGCGTACGAAATGGCTGGCTTTAAGGCAAGCAAAGAGACAGTTTTAAATAAAGCTATCATCTATGAAACCCATCCTGATAATATCTCGCCAGCAGTTCACGGTGGATTTATCAGCGCGATCGTAAAAAATGGTAATGTTTACGCAAATAAAATAAGTTTAAGCGATGAGATAAAAGCAATAGTTGTTATCCCAAATAAACCGATGAGTACATCCTCGTCAAGACAAATTTTACCAAAGAACTATACGATGAAAGAGTGTGTAAATAACTTATCTCATGCCGCTTTTTTAACGTCTTGTTTTTATGAAAAAAAGTATGATCTCTTAAAAATAGCAAGCAAAGATTTGATGCATGAAGAGCGTAGAATGCACGCTTTAGAAGAACTTTTTGAAGTTAGAAAAGTAGCTTATGAAAATGGTGCTTTAATGAGCACGCTTTCAGGCTCAGGTTCAAGCTTTTTAAATATCGCTTACAAAGATGATGCTAAAAATTTACGAGATATTTTAAAGAGTAAATTTGGTGATTTTAGGGTTGAGGTTTTTTCATTTGATAACGATGGATACGAAATTACGCAAAGCTAAAAACAAGTTTAAAAAGATATAATGAACAAAAATAATCCTGTAAGGACATGCGTCGCTTGTAAAATTAAAATTTCTCAGAGCTTGTTAAAAAGATACCGCTTGGTAGGTAAAAATTTAGAACATGGCAAAGGAAATGGTCGTAGCTTTTATCTGTGTGACAAATGTATACAAAAAGATATAAAAATTTTAAAAAAAATAATTGATAAACAAACTAAAGGTGCTCTTATTTGTGATGCACCGAAGTTAAAGGAGATACTCTTAAATGAGCAATGTTAGGATTTCAGAGATCGCAAACGAGCTTGGCTATCCAAGTAAAGAGATAGTAGAAAAAGCTCAAGAGCTAGGATTAAAAGTCAAAACTCACTCAAATGCAGTTAGCCTTGAAGAGGCCGAAGCTATATATGAATATGTTCAAACTGGCGTGATACCAGATAAATTTAAAAAGAAAAAGAGTGAACCTAAACCAAAAAAAGAGCCTAAAAAAGAAGTAGAAAAAGAGTCAGTAAAAAAAGAAGAAAAACAAAAAAGTGAACCTAAAAAAGCTACTACTAAAACTGAGTCAAAGTCGGTAAAAGCTGAGCCTAAGAAAGAGGCACAAATTTTAGAAGAAAAACAAAAAATTGAGCCTAAAAAGAAGAAATAAAAGTAGAGCAAAAACAAGTCGAAGCTCCAAGGCCAAAAGAGAGCTTGGCCGATGTGACTCAAAAAAGACGTGGCCTTGTGATAGTAAAAAAGAAAAAAGACTATGAAGCGCCAATTGCTACAAAAGAAGAGAAAAAGCCTGAGCCAAGCATAGCTAATATAAGCGATTTTAAAAGTATGTTTTCAGCAAACGATGAAAATTTAGCTAAGAAAAAGAAAAAAGATAAAAAAGTAGTTGTTGCAAGTAAAAAGGATAGCGCCCAGAAGATGGACCTGCTTGGTGGAAGTGATTTTGGTGACATCGTACTAGAAGATGAAGATGTAGTCGTTCTTCCTGATTTTAGTTTTAAAACCCCAACACCAGCACCTGTACAAAAGACAAAACAGCCAAATGTTATGAGAACTACAGTCAACAATACGATAAATTCATTTGGCGAAGGTGGCATTCAAAGAAGAGCTAGAAAAAAACACAAAAAGCCTGAAAATAAACAAAACAATGAAGCTGTGACGTCTATAAATATTCCAAAAGAAATTCGTGTTTATGAATTTGCTGAAAAGCTAAACAAGCAGCCAAGTGAGATCATTGGTAAGCTTTTTATGCTTGGTATGATGACAACAAAAAATGACTTTTTGGATGAAGATGCGATAGAAATTTTAGCCGATGAATTTAATGTAGAGGTTAATATCATCGATGATCAAAAAGAATTTGACTACGTTGCAGCTTATGAAGAGGAGATAAAAGACGATGAAAATCTCCAGCCAAGAGCACCAGTCATAACCATCATGGGTCACGTAGACCACGGCAAAACCTCGCTACTTGACTACATAAGAAAGTCTCGCGTAGCAGCAGGCGAAGCTGGTGGTATCACGCAGCACGTTGGTGCTTATATGGTAAATAAAAACGGCAAAAACATCACATTTATCGACACTCCAGGCCACGAGGCATTTACGGCTATGCGTGCAAGGGGTGCTGGCGTAACTGACATAGTTATTATTGTTGTTGCAGCAGATGACGGCGTAAAACCACAGACAAAAGAGGCAGTTAGCCACGCAAAAGCTGCTGGCGTGCCAATAATCATCGCGATAAATAAAATGGATAAAGAGACGGCAAATCCTGATCTAGTAAAAACTGGTCTTGCTGAGCTTGACATCATGCCAACAGAGTGGGGCGGTAAGTATGAATTTGTGCCAATCTCTGCAAAAACAGGTATGGGCATAGATGATCTACTTGAGATCGTGCTTTTGCAAGCTGATCTTTTGGAGCTAAAGGCAAATCCAAAGGCAAACGCAAAAGCAACTGTTATCGAGAGCTCACTTCAAAAGGGCCGTGGTCCAGTAGCTACCATCATCGTTGAAAACGGCACGCTTTATGTCGGAGACACTGTCGTAGCTGGCGTTGCATACGGTAAGATAAGAAGCTTGCTTGATGATCAGGGCAGGCCATTAAAAGAGATAAAACCAGGCGAATGTGGCGTGATAGTAGGCCTTAGCGAGATAGCAGAGGCTGGCGAGACATTAATAGGCGTAAAAACTGATAAAGAGGCTCGCGAATACGCACAGAAAAAGGCTGAATATATCCGTCAAAAAGAGCTTAGCAAGAGCACAAAAGTTAGTATCGATGAGCTTAGCGCTAAGATCGCTGAGGGCGAGCTAAAGACACTTCCAGTCATCATCAAAGCTGACGTTGGCGGATCACTCGAGGCGCTAAAAGCGAGCCTAGAAAAACTAGCAAATGACGAGATCAGAGTAAATGTGATCCACTCAGGCGTTGGCGGTATCACGCAAAGTGACGTTGCGCTCGCAGGTGCAAGTAATGACTGCATCATCCTTGGCTTTAACATCAGACCAACTGGCGAGATCAAAGAAAAGGCAAAAGAGAGCGGTGTTGAAATAAAAACTTATAATGTTATTTATAACCTAATCGACGATGTGAAGGCGATTTTAGGCGGACTAATGTCACCTATCATCAGAGAAGAGCAGCTTGGTCAAGCTCAGGTTCGCCAAGTGATCCATGTGCCAAAAGTAGGTGCAATCGCTGGATGTATAGTCACTGAGGGTACGATAAACAGAGGGGCAAAAATTCGTCTTATTAGAGAAGGTGTGGTCGTTTATGAGGGCTCGGTAAGCTCACTAAAACGCTTTAAAGATGACGTTAAAGAGGTTGCCAAAGGCTACGAGTGTGGTGTTGGTATCGAAAATTTCAACGATATCAGAGAAAATGACTACATCGAAAGCTTTAAGGAAATCAAGGAGAAAGCTACTCTATGAACGCTAACGAAATAAAGCGTATGAGAACAGAGAGCGTACTAAAAGAGCTCATACCAGAGGCTCTAGCCACTCTTGAAGATAGCATTTTAAAGGGGCTTTGCGTCACTGACGTCGAGTGCAAAAAGGGCAGATATGACGCCTTTGTCTATCTTGATAAGATGATGTTTGACGAGCGCGAGCAAGAGTATATTTTGGGGCATTTAAAGCGCGTTTGCAGACATTTGCAAAACCACTGCATGGCGGCTGAGGGCTGGTATAGATGTCCAAATTTTCACTTTAAATTTGACGATAGATTAGAGTATCAAAACCATATGGATAAGTTGTTTGATAAAATTTCAAAGGATTTAAACAAAAATGGATAATTTAGACAAACTAGTACGCGAGTGCGGCGTAGAGCTTTATGACAGCGAGATCGCAAATGAAAATGGCAGAGCTATTTTTAGAGTTTACATCACAAAAGATGGCGGCGTGAGCCTTGATGACTGCGAAAAAGTGAGCCGTCTGCTCTCGCCTATCTTTGACGTGACACCGCCAGTTAGCGGGGATTATAACCTCGAAGTTAGCTCGCCTGGTCTTGAGAGAAAGCTTAGCAAGCCTTTGCATTTTAAAGCGAGCGTTGGTGAGCTAGTTAAAGTTCAAACCGAGGCTGAGAAATTTGCAGGAAGGCTTGTAAAAGCTGACGAAGAGAGCGTCGCAGTAGAAAACGAAGAGGGAATTTTTGAGATCAACATCAGTGAGATAAAAAAAGCAAAAACATATTTGGAGTGGTAAAATGCTAAGCGACATCGAGATAACGCATCAAACGAAACTAGAACATATCAGTAAAGTTGCCGCAAAACTAGGCTTAAACGAAGACGATCTTGAGCTTTACGGCAAATTTAAGGCTAAAATTTCTCCTAGACTTGAGCCATCAAACTCAAAGCTCATCTTAGTCACCGCGACTAATCCAACCCCATATGGCGAGGGTAAAACGACTATGTCAATAGGTCTTGCTGACGCACTAAATTTACTTAATAAAAAGGTCTGCCTAGCACTTCGCGAGCCATCTCTTGGGCCAGTTTTTGGCATAAAGGGTGGAGCAGCAGGTGGTGGCTACTCGCAGCTTGCGCCGATGGAGGATCTAAATTTACACTTCACTGGCGATTTTCACGCGATAACATCGGCAAATAACCTAATTTCAGCGATGATAGATAATAGCCTCTATCAAGAAAACCCACTAAAAATAGAGAGAATTTTATGGAAGCGCTGTATGGATATGAACGACCGCGCGCTTAGATTTGTCACTGTGGGGCAGGGCGGCAGAACGGACGGCGTGCCAAGAGAAGATGGCTTTAACATCACCGCAGCAAGTGAGATCATGGCTGTGCTTTGTCTGGCTACGAGCCTTTCTGATCTAAAAGAGCGCGTGGCAAACATCATGGTTGCCTATGATAGCAACAAAAAGCCTATCTATGTGCGTGATCTAAGCTGTCAGGACGCTGTTTGTATACTTTTAAAAGATGCTATCAAGCCAAATTTATTTCAAACACTTGAACATACACCTACGCTCGTGCATGGTGGTCCATTTGCAAACATCGCACACGGCTGCAACTCGGTCATCGCGACAAAAACAGCTCTAAATTTAGCAGACTATGTCATCACTGAAGCTGGCTTTGGCTCAGAGCTTGGAGCTGAGAAATTTTTAGATATAAAATGCAGGATTGCTGAGATAAAACCAAGCGCTGTAGTGCTTGTAAGCACGATCAGATCGCTAAAATATAACGGCGAAGCAAATAAAGATGAGATCACAAAACCAGATATGAACGCCCTTAAAAAAGGTATCGAAAACCTTGGCGGACACATCGAAAATTTAAAAGGTAAATTTGGACAAAATGTGGTCGTGGCGCTTAATAAATTTGGCTTTGACAGTGATGAAGAGATAAATTTTGTAAAAGAGTATTGCCGTGAGCTTGGCGTAGAAGTGGCAGTTTGTGAGAATTTCTTAAAAGGTGGCAAAGGTGCACTTGAGCTTGCCGAGCTAGTTTTAAAGGCGTGCGATAAGCCGAGTAAGATAAATTTCACATACGAGATGAGCGATGATACGAGAACTAAAATAGAAAAAGTCGCTAAGGAAATTTATGGAGCGGGCGATGTAGTCTTTGAAGAGGCTGCTCTTAAAAAGCTTGAGATGATAAAAGAGCTAAATTTGAGCCATTTGCCAGTTTGTATTGCCAAAACTCAGTACTCATTTAGCGATGATGCGAAGCTTTTGGGTAGAGCAAAGGGTTTTACATTTAGCGTAAAAGACCTTGATATTAGAACGGGAGCTGGCTTTATCGTCGCGGTTTGCGGTAAGATCATGCTGATGCCAGGACTTCCCAAAGTACCAGCCGCTGTCAATATGAAGATAGACGCAGACGGAAAGATCGACGGCTTGTCGTAAATTTATGAAAAGTATGAAATTTGTAAAAATACTCTTTTTAATAGTTTTAAGTGTTTTCTTCGTTGGATGTGAGGGAAGATATAAATATAATGTTGAGCCAACGCCGATACAAAAAGGCGTGACTAAATACATTGTTAGCGATTTTAACCTAACATTGACAAATCAACCAATCAGATACGAGCACAACACTAACTATAAAAATGAAAGCGAACTTCGTGACGAGTTTGTGGAATTTATAAACAAGCATCTAAAAGAGCAGGGCATTTTAGGGAACGAAAATAGCTTCAAGATAAAAATACAAATGGACTATGAAAGATGGTTTAACTGGGGTGGCAAGGCATTAAACAAGCCACACTTTCGCTATAGCGTGAAAATTTATGATAACGATGATAGGCTTTTGGTCTCTTACGCTATACCAGTTTCTACAACGAAATATAGCTATTTCAAAGAGATCGCGGTTTTGGCAGAGATTGCTGCATTTAAGTGGGATGCAGAGGATGAGCCGACCGATATCGATTTGATCTCAAAAACTCTTGTTGATGAGATAAAAGATATAGGAAAATAAATATAGTCTGCTAAGATGAACGACGAATTTTACATGGATCTTGCTTTAAGCGAGGCTTGGAAATTTCAGATCTTAACCTATCCAAATCCAGCCGTTGGATGCCTTGTCCTTGATGAAAATGGTCAAATTTTATCTTGCAAGGCTCATGAAAAAGCTGGATATTTACACGCTGAACCGACAGCAATACTCTTTGCGCTTTGCAAAAAAAGTGAAAAATTTAAAGATGATTTTATAAAAGCGTATAATGATAAATTTAGCTCTAATATAAAAGAGGGCGACTTTGGCCTTTTAGAGCCAAAATTTACTTACGAATTTATACTAAATAACCACTCAAATTTACTAAAAAACGCAAAAGCCTACGTCACGCTTGAGCCTTGCTCGCATCACGGCAAAACGCCACCTTGTGCAAATTTGCTAAAAGAACTTGGCTTTAGCGAGGTGATAATAGGCAGCCATGATGAAAATAAGGTAGCAAGTGGCGGCGCAAATTTGCTTAAAAGCGCTGGGGTGAGAGTTAAATTTGGCATTTTAAAAGAGCGTTGCGATAAGCTGCTCGAGCCATTTTTAGCCTATCAAAATGGCGGATTTAGTTTTTTGAAAATAGCTCTTAGCAAAAATGGTGTGGCAAGTGGCGGCATCATCACAAATGAGCTTAGCCGCAAGCACGTCCATAAACTTAGAAGCGTTATAGATACGCTAGTGATCGGCGGCAACACAGTGCGAGTTGATCGCCCAAAGCTTGACAGTAGGCTAGTAAGTGGCGGTAAAAATCCAGATGTCATAATCTACTCAAGAAGTGATAAATTTGATAAGACAATACCGCTCTTTAGCGTGCCAGGTCGCAAAGTTAGCATTCAAAAAAAGCTTAGCTTAAAAGGACTTAGTATGTTTGAAGGCGCTGGTGAGTTTTTAAAACTTGCAAAAGATGGCAAACTGGCAAACGTAAAATGGCTACTTATCTATCAAAGCTCAAATTTTAAGGATGGTAAAAATTTAAGCCTCGATCTAAATTTAAAACCACTATTTAGTGGGAAGTTTGGAGACGATAGCTACACTTGGTATGAAATTTTGGATTAAATATCTAGGCCAAAATAGTGCTTAACTAAAAAACCAATACCAAATGAAATGATCGCAACACCAAAAGTTATCACGCACATCTCAATCACTCTTGGCAAAAATTTAAGCTCTTTTGCTACGCTTATGTAAAAGTTGTAAGTGATAATGGCAACAAAGGCAAAGAAAAACATCGACAAGACAGCGTAAATACTACTTGAAAAGATAAAAAATGGAAGTATCAAAAATGCCGTTGTTATGATGTACGAACCACCTGTGTAGAGCGAATAGGTAAGCGGTTTGATCTCGTCACTTGGATTTTCTTTTGACTCGAGATAGGCTGACCCTGCCATAGAAAGAGCAGCTGCAATGCCCATGATAAGGCCCGTTGCACCAACTGATTTTGTATTTGAAAAAGCTAGAGCGATGCCACTTAGCGTGCCAGTTAGCTCAACTAATGCGTCATTCATACCAAGAACGATACCACCGGCATTGACTAGTTTCGTGTCTTTTAGCATAGAAATTAAATTATTTTCATGATTTACTTCTTCATTATAAATATCTCTAGCTTCAGGATACTCATCAACAATACCAAGATAAAATTGCTCTGCGTCTTCTTCACGTGACTCCATAAATTTTAAAGTAAAAGATGTACCAAAAATTTTAACAAGTATCGTATAGAAGATGACTTTGAATAAATTTGCAGTTCTGCTCTCACCTGTTATCTTTTGGCAAAAAGCATAATGTCGTTTTTCCTCAGTGACTAATTTACGAAGTATTTTTTTATTTTCTTCATTTTTTTCACTAGCTTCAAGTAACGTATAGATAGCGGTATCATCTGCTTCATTTTGTAGCTGTTTTAAAGCACGCTTTTTATCTAGCATAAATTCCCCTTTTTAAATTTTGTAAGATCTTGAATTTTGAAGTGTAAGATTAGATGGTGCGATCAGCGAGACTCGAACTCGCACACCTAACGGCACTACCCCCTCAAGATAGCGTGTCTACCAATTCCACCATGATCGCAAAAAGAGAAAGCCCCAAGGAGGGGCTTGATTTCAAGCTTTACGCTTATCCAAGCATTGGGTTTGCGTAAAGAACGATAAGTGTAATAACAAGTGCGTAGATAACTTGTGCTTCGATCATCGCAAGAGCGATAAACATTGTAGTCATAAGTTTGCTACCAACACCTGGGTTTCTAGCTGTTCCGCTGATAGTTGCAGCAGCTGTGTTTCCCATACCTATAGCACCGCCAAGAGCTGCAAGGCCAAGGCCGATACCGCCAGCGATAACTGAATATGATTTGATCATCTCACCATCAGCGCCGAATGCGAATGCAGCAAGACCAAGAATTAAAAACACGATCTTTTTCATCGTTGCTCCTTTAAAATTTTAAAGCTCTTTCGGATCTGTCCCCTACTTAAACTTTATGAGCCGTAATATTACAAAAACAAAACTTTGTTTCAAATAAAAACACTAAAAATTTAAATTGCCTATAAAAAATTCTTGGCTTAGAAAAATAAAAGTTTTTTTATGTTATCTTTAAAAAAATTAATTTATTCTTAATCTTAGGTAATCAATGATAAATGAAAAATTTTCAAAAATAGGCTTTGTTCTTGCGATGGCTGGTTCTGCTGTTGGTCTTGGCAATGCCTGGAAATTCCCTACAATGGTGGGAAACAACGGCGGTTCAGCATTTATAATTTTATATTTGCTCCTTACATTTGCTATCGCATTTGTGGCGTTTTTGGCGGAGCTTAGTATAGGAAAGCTCGGTGAAAGCGACGTCGTAAGCTCTATTTATAAGCTTGCTCCAAAGCATAAAAAAGCGTGGTCTCTCTCTGGCTTTTTTATGATCGGCGCAATTTTGATAGCTTCATTTTATATGGTAGTTATTGGCTGGATTTTAAAGTATATCTATCTTAGTTTTTCGCCACTTTTGGCCGATACAAAAGAAGCAGCAGCGCAGTTTAATACCCTTTTAGCAAATGACTTAACTAGTAGTGTACTTTGCTTTAGCATAGTTTTTTTAATGGTATTTTTTGCCGTTTCAAAAGGCGTAAAAAGTGGCATAGAAAAGCTAAATATTTGGATGATGCCAAGTCTTTTTGTTTTGCTTGTTTGTATGCTTTTTTACGCGCTTAGCATGGGAGATGGCTTTGTCAAGGCGGCTAAATTTTTATTTGTACCAAATTTTAGTGCGATCACGCCAGATGTGATTTTACAGGCTCTTGGACTTGCGTTTTTTTCGCTATCTATGGGCGTTGGCGTCATACCAACATATGCTGCAAATCTACCAGAGCGTACAAATTTAATAAAATCAACACTTTCTATCATTTTTATAAATATATTAATAGGCATTATGATGGGGCTTGTGGTATTTACATTTATATTTGCTTATGGAGCTGATAGCACGGCAAGTGGCCCGGGTCTTATCTTTATCTCGCTTGTCACGCTTTTTGCAAAGCTTGGCGTCGTTGGCAACGTCATGGCGGTTGCATTTTTTATATCGCTTTTGTTTGCAGGTATCACGAGTGCAGTTTCGATGATCGAGCCCTTTGCTTATTATTTGGTTAGAAAATTTGAAATTTCACGCAAGGCAGCACTTCTTTATATAGGCGCTTTTGTCTATGTTTTGGGAATTTTTTGTATATTTTCATACTATTCTGATACGGCCAGCACGTTTAGTATATTTGGCAAGCCAGTATTTGACGCACTCGACTTTCTTACATCAAATATTATGATGCCAATAGGTGCTATCATATTTAGCTTTTTTGTGGGCTACAAACTCAAAAAAGAGAGCTTGCATCTACTTTTTGGAGAATTTATGGGAAAAGCATTTTTTGAAATTTGGTATTTTGCTCTAAGATACATCGTACCAATCGCAATTTGTGCCATCATGATCTATCAAATAGCAGGTAAATGATGGATAGATTTAGTAAAGTTGGTTTTATACTTTCCATTATTGGAGCGGCTATTGGCCTTGGTAATGCATGGAAATTTCCATATATGGTCGGTAATAACGGTGGTTCAGCATTTATTCTTATATATCTATTTTTTGCTTTTGTTGTTGGCCTTAGTATATTTTTTGCTGAGATGGCAATGGGAAAAATTTCTCGTCTTGATACGGTTGGGGCATTTAAAAGTCTAGCTACAAAGGGGGCAAATTCTTGGAAATTTGCTGGTGTTGTGATGGTGACAGGGTTATTCATCGCATCTTTTTATACGCTTATCATTGGCTGGGTGCTAAAATACGTTATCTTAAGTCTTGGCGAGCTTCCAAAAGATATGGCAAGCTCAGAAGCGCTTTTTATAAATTTTACTTCAAAGGGCATAGAGGAGCAAATTTTATATTTTAGCATCGCCTTTTTTGCCTACTTTTTTATACTTACAAAAGGTATAAAAAGTGGAATAGAGCGTATAAATGTATATCTTATTCCGGCACTTTTTATTTTGCTTTTGCTTATGCTTGGCTACTCTTTTGGTATGAATGGATTTGATGAGGCGGCTAAATTTTTACTAGTACCTGATTTTTCAAAGATAGATCAAGGCGCTATCTTAAATGCTCTTGGGTTAGCTTTTTTTACGATGTGTATTGGCATTGGCTGCATTTTAACTTACTCATCAAGCCTAGGCAATGATACAAATTTATTCACTTCATCGCTTTATGTAGTCTTTGCAAATATAATTATTAGCGTAATTATAGGACTTATAGTTTTTACAT
Proteins encoded in this window:
- a CDS encoding ribosome-binding factor A encodes the protein MNANEIKRMRTESVLKELIPEALATLEDSILKGLCVTDVECKKGRYDAFVYLDKMMFDEREQEYILGHLKRVCRHLQNHCMAAEGWYRCPNFHFKFDDRLEYQNHMDKLFDKISKDLNKNG
- a CDS encoding ribosome maturation factor RimP, giving the protein MDNLDKLVRECGVELYDSEIANENGRAIFRVYITKDGGVSLDDCEKVSRLLSPIFDVTPPVSGDYNLEVSSPGLERKLSKPLHFKASVGELVKVQTEAEKFAGRLVKADEESVAVENEEGIFEINISEIKKAKTYLEW
- a CDS encoding bifunctional diaminohydroxyphosphoribosylaminopyrimidine deaminase/5-amino-6-(5-phosphoribosylamino)uracil reductase — encoded protein: MNDEFYMDLALSEAWKFQILTYPNPAVGCLVLDENGQILSCKAHEKAGYLHAEPTAILFALCKKSEKFKDDFIKAYNDKFSSNIKEGDFGLLEPKFTYEFILNNHSNLLKNAKAYVTLEPCSHHGKTPPCANLLKELGFSEVIIGSHDENKVASGGANLLKSAGVRVKFGILKERCDKLLEPFLAYQNGGFSFLKIALSKNGVASGGIITNELSRKHVHKLRSVIDTLVIGGNTVRVDRPKLDSRLVSGGKNPDVIIYSRSDKFDKTIPLFSVPGRKVSIQKKLSLKGLSMFEGAGEFLKLAKDGKLANVKWLLIYQSSNFKDGKNLSLDLNLKPLFSGKFGDDSYTWYEILD
- a CDS encoding homoserine kinase, with the protein product MNILVPATSANLGPGFDALGLSLKLFNSVKIEPAKFSSVSINGEGSGSVNLKRNNIFLSIFNEIFFELTGKNENFRVVFENNIPFSRGLGSSSAVIVGAIASAYEMAGFKASKETVLNKAIIYETHPDNISPAVHGGFISAIVKNGNVYANKISLSDEIKAIVVIPNKPMSTSSSRQILPKNYTMKECVNNLSHAAFLTSCFYEKKYDLLKIASKDLMHEERRMHALEELFEVRKVAYENGALMSTLSGSGSSFLNIAYKDDAKNLRDILKSKFGDFRVEVFSFDNDGYEITQS
- a CDS encoding UDP-3-O-[3-hydroxymyristoyl] N-acetylglucosamine deacetylase produces the protein MKQTTIARRVETVGIGLHKGEPIRLILEPLDANSGIILHREDLGISFKAEPKNVINTQMATVVGNEKGFISTIEHLMSAINGYGIDNIRISVDANEIPVMDGSAISFCMLLDEAGIRYLDAGKKVILVRREVEVVEGSKFVQTSPSRSPKFDYTIKFDHPVIGEQRYVFDFSKSSFIKNIARARTFGFLKDLQRLQAQNLALGASLDNAVAIDDTHILNPEGLRFENEFVRHKILDAIGDLSLLGAPLLGDYTAFAGSHDLNHKLTLALMSDEKNYEIATLNGELLKEYQKVFA
- a CDS encoding rubrerythrin family protein, with product MLDKKRALKQLQNEADDTAIYTLLEASEKNEENKKILRKLVTEEKRHYAFCQKITGESRTANLFKVIFYTILVKIFGTSFTLKFMESREEDAEQFYLGIVDEYPEARDIYNEEVNHENNLISMLKDTKLVNAGGIVLGMNDALVELTGTLSGIALAFSNTKSVGATGLIMGIAAALSMAGSAYLESKENPSDEIKPLTYSLYTGGSYIITTAFLILPFFIFSSSIYAVLSMFFFAFVAIITYNFYISVAKELKFLPRVIEMCVITFGVAIISFGIGFLVKHYFGLDI
- a CDS encoding F0F1 ATP synthase subunit C produces the protein MKKIVFLILGLAAFAFGADGEMIKSYSVIAGGIGLGLAALGGAIGMGNTAAATISGTARNPGVGSKLMTTMFIALAMIEAQVIYALVITLIVLYANPMLG
- a CDS encoding sodium:alanine symporter; the encoded protein is MNEKFSKIGFVLAMAGSAVGLGNAWKFPTMVGNNGGSAFIILYLLLTFAIAFVAFLAELSIGKLGESDVVSSIYKLAPKHKKAWSLSGFFMIGAILIASFYMVVIGWILKYIYLSFSPLLADTKEAAAQFNTLLANDLTSSVLCFSIVFLMVFFAVSKGVKSGIEKLNIWMMPSLFVLLVCMLFYALSMGDGFVKAAKFLFVPNFSAITPDVILQALGLAFFSLSMGVGVIPTYAANLPERTNLIKSTLSIIFINILIGIMMGLVVFTFIFAYGADSTASGPGLIFISLVTLFAKLGVVGNVMAVAFFISLLFAGITSAVSMIEPFAYYLVRKFEISRKAALLYIGAFVYVLGIFCIFSYYSDTASTFSIFGKPVFDALDFLTSNIMMPIGAIIFSFFVGYKLKKESLHLLFGEFMGKAFFEIWYFALRYIVPIAICAIMIYQIAGK
- a CDS encoding formate--tetrahydrofolate ligase; this encodes MLSDIEITHQTKLEHISKVAAKLGLNEDDLELYGKFKAKISPRLEPSNSKLILVTATNPTPYGEGKTTMSIGLADALNLLNKKVCLALREPSLGPVFGIKGGAAGGGYSQLAPMEDLNLHFTGDFHAITSANNLISAMIDNSLYQENPLKIERILWKRCMDMNDRALRFVTVGQGGRTDGVPREDGFNITAASEIMAVLCLATSLSDLKERVANIMVAYDSNKKPIYVRDLSCQDAVCILLKDAIKPNLFQTLEHTPTLVHGGPFANIAHGCNSVIATKTALNLADYVITEAGFGSELGAEKFLDIKCRIAEIKPSAVVLVSTIRSLKYNGEANKDEITKPDMNALKKGIENLGGHIENLKGKFGQNVVVALNKFGFDSDEEINFVKEYCRELGVEVAVCENFLKGGKGALELAELVLKACDKPSKINFTYEMSDDTRTKIEKVAKEIYGAGDVVFEEAALKKLEMIKELNLSHLPVCIAKTQYSFSDDAKLLGRAKGFTFSVKDLDIRTGAGFIVAVCGKIMLMPGLPKVPAAVNMKIDADGKIDGLS